From one Catellatospora sp. IY07-71 genomic stretch:
- a CDS encoding PLP-dependent aspartate aminotransferase family protein — protein MTYAVDTRAVHAGREDLAELGVHALPLDFSTTYPMHDQVAAGAALGAFADGAATAATPVYQRLYNPTTARFEQALAQLEGTEAAVSFASGMAAITAVLQAACVLTGKKHVVAVRPLYGGTDHLLSIGLLGLSVTWVEQDEVGGAIRPDTGLVVVETPGNPTLSLVDIATVAIQAGDVPLMVDNTFATPVLQNPARLGAAYVVHSGTKYLGGHGDVLGGVVACAEHRAGALRQVRILTGAVLHPLGGYLLHRGLATLPLRVRAAQATAATLAVRLAVHRGITKVHYPGLPGSDPRGLIGRQMRGPGAMIAFETAGDAAAVVAALRLITPAVSLGSVDTLIEHPALLTHRLVDAAGKETGGITPNLLRMSVGLEDPEDLWADLDQALTAARAAVTVAAPAGSAALPAVTSPEVTVPEPLPAAGAVSATSAYAVSGSAPVAA, from the coding sequence ATGACCTACGCCGTCGACACCCGTGCCGTGCACGCGGGCCGCGAAGACCTCGCCGAGCTCGGGGTGCACGCACTCCCGCTGGACTTCTCCACCACGTACCCGATGCACGACCAGGTCGCCGCGGGCGCGGCCCTGGGCGCCTTCGCCGACGGCGCGGCCACCGCCGCGACCCCGGTGTACCAGCGGCTGTACAACCCCACCACGGCCCGCTTCGAGCAGGCCCTCGCGCAGCTGGAGGGCACCGAGGCCGCCGTCTCGTTCGCCTCCGGCATGGCCGCGATCACCGCCGTGCTCCAGGCGGCCTGCGTGCTGACCGGGAAGAAGCACGTGGTGGCGGTGCGCCCGCTCTACGGCGGCACCGACCACCTGCTCTCGATCGGGCTGCTCGGCCTGTCCGTGACCTGGGTGGAGCAGGACGAGGTCGGCGGCGCGATCCGCCCCGACACCGGCCTGGTCGTGGTCGAGACGCCGGGCAACCCGACGCTCAGCCTGGTCGACATCGCCACCGTGGCGATCCAGGCCGGCGACGTGCCGCTCATGGTCGACAACACCTTCGCCACCCCGGTGCTGCAGAACCCGGCCCGGCTCGGCGCGGCCTACGTCGTGCACTCGGGCACCAAGTACCTCGGCGGGCACGGCGACGTGCTGGGCGGCGTGGTCGCCTGCGCCGAGCACCGGGCCGGGGCGCTGCGCCAGGTGCGCATCCTCACCGGCGCCGTGCTGCACCCGCTGGGCGGCTACCTGCTGCACCGCGGCCTGGCCACGCTGCCGCTGCGGGTACGCGCCGCGCAGGCCACCGCCGCGACGCTGGCCGTACGCCTGGCCGTGCACCGCGGGATCACCAAGGTGCACTACCCGGGCCTGCCCGGCAGCGATCCGCGCGGGCTGATCGGCCGCCAGATGCGCGGCCCCGGCGCGATGATCGCGTTCGAGACGGCCGGGGACGCCGCCGCGGTGGTCGCCGCGCTGCGCCTGATCACCCCCGCGGTCAGCCTGGGCTCGGTGGACACGCTGATCGAGCACCCGGCGCTGCTCACCCACCGGCTGGTCGACGCCGCGGGCAAGGAGACCGGCGGCATCACCCCGAACCTGCTGCGCATGTCCGTCGGACTGGAGGACCCCGAGGACCTGTGGGCCGACCTCGACCAGGCGCTGACCGCCGCCCGTGCCGCCGTCACCGTCGCCGCCCCCGCCGGGTCCGCGGCACTCCCGGCCGTGACGTCGCCGGAGGTGACCGTGCCCGAGCCGCTGCCGGCCGCCGGGGCGGTGTCCGCCACATCGGCGTACGCCGTGAGCGGGAGCGCGCCGGTCGCGGCATAG
- the pdxT gene encoding pyridoxal 5'-phosphate synthase glutaminase subunit PdxT, translating into MIFLGGPVPDLVIGVLALQGDVREHLAALAECDVIGRPVRRPEEVAEIDALVIPGGESTTMSKLALAFEVYEPVRERLAQGMPAYGSCAGMIMLADEVLDGRPDQKTFGGIAMTVRRNAFGRQVDSFEAPVDIAGVEGEPVHAIFIRAPWVESVTANVEVLGRVAAGPATGRMVAVRQGNLLATSFHPELTGDLRVHRLFVDMVRDQAS; encoded by the coding sequence ATGATCTTCTTGGGAGGACCCGTGCCTGACCTCGTCATCGGCGTGCTGGCGCTGCAGGGCGACGTACGCGAGCACCTGGCCGCGCTGGCCGAGTGCGACGTGATCGGGCGCCCGGTGCGCCGGCCCGAGGAGGTCGCCGAGATCGACGCCCTGGTCATCCCGGGCGGCGAATCCACCACCATGAGCAAGCTGGCGCTCGCGTTCGAGGTGTACGAGCCCGTGCGCGAGCGCCTGGCCCAGGGCATGCCGGCGTACGGCTCGTGCGCCGGCATGATCATGCTGGCCGACGAGGTGCTCGACGGGCGGCCGGACCAGAAGACGTTCGGCGGCATCGCGATGACGGTGCGCCGCAACGCGTTCGGCCGCCAGGTCGACTCCTTCGAGGCCCCGGTGGACATCGCGGGCGTGGAGGGCGAGCCGGTGCACGCGATCTTCATCCGCGCGCCGTGGGTCGAGTCGGTCACCGCGAATGTCGAGGTGCTGGGCCGGGTCGCCGCAGGCCCGGCCACCGGTAGGATGGTCGCGGTCCGGCAGGGCAACCTGCTGGCCACCTCGTTCCACCCGGAGCTCACCGGGGATCTGCGGGTGCACCGGCTGTTCGTCGACATGGTGCGTGACCAGGCCTCCTGA
- a CDS encoding YebC/PmpR family DNA-binding transcriptional regulator has protein sequence MSGHSKWATTKHKKAAIDAKRGKLFARLIKNIEVAARTGGGDPMGNPTLFDAIQKAKKSSVPNDNIDRAVKRGSGLEAGGADWQTIMYEGYGPNGVAILIECLTDNRNRAATEVRTALTRNGGTLADAGSVSYMFSRKGQVIVPKNGLSEDDVLGAVLDAGAEECNDLGESFEVISEASDLIAVRSALQGAGIEYESAESTFVPSVQVALDEEAARKVLKLIDVLDDCDDVQDVFANFDISDEIIEKIEAA, from the coding sequence ATGTCCGGCCACTCAAAGTGGGCGACGACCAAGCACAAGAAGGCGGCGATCGACGCCAAGCGGGGCAAGCTGTTCGCCCGCCTCATCAAGAACATCGAGGTGGCGGCGCGCACCGGCGGCGGGGACCCGATGGGCAACCCGACCCTCTTCGACGCGATCCAGAAGGCCAAGAAGAGCTCGGTCCCCAACGACAACATCGACCGCGCGGTCAAGCGCGGCTCCGGCCTGGAGGCCGGCGGCGCCGACTGGCAGACGATCATGTACGAGGGCTACGGCCCGAACGGCGTGGCGATCCTGATCGAGTGTCTCACCGACAACCGCAACCGTGCGGCGACCGAGGTGCGCACCGCCCTCACCCGTAACGGCGGCACGCTGGCCGACGCGGGCTCGGTGTCGTACATGTTCTCCCGCAAGGGCCAGGTCATCGTGCCGAAGAACGGCCTGAGCGAGGACGACGTGCTCGGCGCGGTCCTCGACGCGGGCGCCGAGGAGTGCAACGACCTGGGCGAGTCGTTCGAGGTGATCAGCGAGGCGTCGGACCTGATCGCGGTCCGCTCGGCGCTGCAGGGCGCGGGCATCGAGTACGAGTCGGCCGAGTCGACCTTCGTGCCCAGCGTGCAGGTGGCGCTGGACGAGGAGGCCGCGCGCAAGGTGCTCAAGCTGATCGACGTGCTCGACGACTGCGACGACGTGCAGGACGTGTTCGCGAATTTTGACATCTCCGACGAGATCATCGAGAAGATCGAGGCGGCCTGA
- a CDS encoding 4a-hydroxytetrahydrobiopterin dehydratase, whose protein sequence is MVEVLNPGELERGLTALAGWTGDVHGISRTVKLPSFPAALAVVARVGEAAESMDHHPDMDIRYRTLTFTCCTHAAGGLTELDLRLARLIDDIVSDATSEQNATR, encoded by the coding sequence ATGGTCGAAGTCCTTAACCCCGGTGAGCTGGAGCGCGGCCTGACCGCACTGGCCGGCTGGACCGGTGACGTGCACGGCATCTCCCGCACCGTGAAGCTGCCCAGCTTCCCCGCCGCGCTGGCGGTGGTCGCCCGGGTCGGGGAGGCGGCGGAGAGCATGGACCACCATCCGGACATGGACATCCGCTACCGCACGCTCACCTTCACCTGCTGCACGCACGCGGCGGGCGGTCTCACCGAGCTGGACCTGCGCCTGGCCCGCCTGATCGACGACATCGTCAGCGATGCCACCAGCGAGCAGAACGCCACCCGCTGA
- a CDS encoding VOC family protein: MANAPGVPTWVDLSTTDLKSATEFYTDLFGWDPEVSPEPEAGGYTTFRIDGRQVAGAGPIQGDSQPPMWTTYVETTDAAATAAKVVAAGGNVLLEPFDVLGYGRMAVFLDQAGAMFAVWQPGTHGGGEIFGRPGTLAWNELTTRDPEGSKIFYGTVFGWKPQDMPFGPVVYTEFQLDGARVAGLMPMEGDVWPEDLPPHWMVYFHVDDCDEAARRAQELGGTVSVPPTDIPPGRFAVLSDPQGAFFSIIKVTPDRL, encoded by the coding sequence ATGGCCAACGCACCCGGCGTCCCGACCTGGGTCGACCTGAGCACCACCGATCTGAAGAGCGCCACCGAGTTCTATACAGACCTGTTCGGCTGGGACCCCGAGGTCAGCCCGGAGCCGGAGGCCGGCGGTTACACGACCTTCCGCATCGACGGCCGCCAGGTCGCCGGGGCCGGCCCCATCCAGGGCGACAGCCAGCCACCGATGTGGACGACCTACGTGGAGACCACCGATGCCGCGGCGACCGCCGCCAAGGTCGTCGCGGCCGGGGGGAACGTGCTGCTGGAGCCGTTCGACGTGCTCGGCTACGGCCGGATGGCGGTCTTCCTGGACCAGGCCGGGGCGATGTTCGCCGTGTGGCAGCCCGGCACCCACGGCGGCGGCGAGATCTTCGGCCGCCCCGGCACGCTGGCCTGGAACGAGCTGACCACCCGCGACCCCGAGGGTTCGAAGATCTTCTACGGCACGGTGTTCGGCTGGAAGCCGCAGGACATGCCGTTCGGCCCGGTCGTCTACACCGAGTTCCAGCTCGACGGCGCGCGGGTGGCCGGGCTGATGCCGATGGAGGGCGACGTGTGGCCGGAGGACCTCCCGCCGCACTGGATGGTGTACTTCCACGTCGACGACTGCGACGAGGCCGCCCGCCGCGCCCAGGAGCTGGGCGGCACCGTCTCCGTCCCGCCCACCGACATCCCGCCCGGCCGCTTCGCGGTCCTGTCCGACCCCCAGGGCGCCTTCTTCAGCATCATCAAGGTCACCCCCGACCGCCTCTGA
- a CDS encoding ABC transporter ATP-binding protein, whose protein sequence is MTADPPALHARGLTKDFRGFRAVDGVDLAVAPGSVHALVGPNGAGKTTLFNLLTGFLPVTAGRIEVAGADVTGLAPEGFARRGVARSFQITSLFGQLTAREHVALALQSGSALAWQFWRSAKLMRRYDARAMELLDMVGLADLAETTADALAYGRKRALELALALALEPKVLLLDEPTAGMGLEDVDRTVALIGTVRQGRTVVMVEHNMSVVGALADRVTVLQAGRVLVEGGYDEVRADERVISAYLGEGAGRAAHR, encoded by the coding sequence ATGACCGCAGATCCGCCGGCTTTGCATGCCCGCGGCCTGACCAAGGACTTCCGCGGGTTCCGGGCGGTCGACGGGGTCGACCTGGCGGTGGCGCCCGGCAGCGTGCACGCCCTGGTCGGGCCGAACGGAGCGGGCAAGACCACACTGTTCAACCTGCTCACGGGCTTCCTGCCGGTGACCGCGGGCCGGATCGAGGTGGCCGGCGCCGATGTCACCGGCCTGGCTCCGGAGGGGTTCGCGCGGCGCGGGGTGGCCCGGTCCTTCCAGATCACCAGCCTGTTCGGACAGCTCACCGCCCGCGAGCACGTGGCCCTGGCGCTGCAGAGCGGATCGGCCCTGGCCTGGCAGTTCTGGCGGTCGGCGAAGCTGATGCGGCGCTACGACGCGCGGGCCATGGAGCTGCTGGACATGGTCGGCCTGGCCGACCTCGCGGAGACCACCGCCGACGCGCTGGCGTACGGCCGCAAGCGCGCCCTGGAACTCGCCCTGGCCCTGGCGCTGGAGCCGAAGGTGCTGCTGCTCGACGAGCCGACGGCCGGCATGGGCCTGGAGGACGTCGACCGCACCGTGGCCCTGATCGGCACCGTCCGGCAGGGCCGGACCGTGGTCATGGTGGAGCACAACATGTCCGTGGTCGGCGCGCTGGCCGACCGGGTCACCGTGCTGCAGGCGGGCCGGGTGCTGGTCGAGGGCGGCTACGACGAGGTGCGCGCCGACGAGCGCGTGATCAGCGCCTACCTGGGTGAGGGAGCCGGCCGTGCTGCGCATCGATGA
- a CDS encoding ABC transporter ATP-binding protein: MLRIDDLSAWYGEARVLRGVGLDIAAGEVVTLCGRNGAGKTTLLRCVMGLHAGQQGLVELDGRPLTGQPAFRRARAGLGWVPDDRGCYATLTVTETLTLPPVVGPDPWPLERVYEAFPHLHARRNAPSTTLSGGEQQMLALARVLRMGARLLLCDEPTEGLSPLLVAQVGDILRQAKQYGVAVLLVEQNLHFATTVADRHHLLAEGRVVESLENSEVAAREQDLLAYLGI; this comes from the coding sequence GTGCTGCGCATCGATGATCTTTCCGCCTGGTACGGCGAGGCGCGGGTGCTGCGCGGGGTCGGCCTGGACATCGCCGCGGGCGAGGTGGTGACCCTGTGCGGGCGCAACGGCGCCGGCAAGACCACCCTGCTGCGCTGCGTGATGGGCCTGCACGCGGGCCAGCAGGGGCTGGTCGAGCTGGACGGCCGCCCGCTGACCGGGCAGCCCGCGTTCCGGCGGGCGCGCGCCGGGCTCGGCTGGGTGCCCGACGACCGCGGCTGCTACGCCACGCTCACCGTGACCGAGACGCTGACCCTGCCGCCCGTGGTCGGCCCGGACCCGTGGCCGCTGGAGCGGGTGTACGAGGCGTTCCCGCACCTGCACGCCCGCCGCAACGCGCCGTCGACCACCCTGTCCGGCGGCGAGCAGCAGATGCTCGCGCTGGCCCGGGTGCTGCGCATGGGTGCCCGGCTGCTGCTGTGCGACGAGCCCACCGAGGGCCTGAGCCCGCTGCTGGTCGCGCAGGTCGGCGACATCCTGCGCCAGGCCAAGCAGTACGGGGTCGCCGTGCTGCTGGTCGAGCAGAACCTGCACTTCGCCACGACCGTGGCCGACCGCCATCACCTGCTGGCGGAGGGGCGCGTCGTGGAGTCGCTGGAGAACTCCGAGGTCGCCGCGCGCGAGCAGGACCTGCTGGCCTACCTCGGCATCTGA
- a CDS encoding ABC transporter substrate-binding protein, translated as MRTKALSAVLCSTALLASACGGGGPQGASGSGGLSDGKVVFGVLNDQSGAYSQLSGKNSVSAVELAIEDYKTRYGDKAVVKEFGVESVDHQNKPDVANAKAAELYDRKAVDVILDVPTSSAALKVADVAKEKKKLYFNISAATTDLTGKSCNKYTFHYAYDTYMLANGTGRNTTEQGAKNWYIVYPDYAFGQDMEKSFSAAVTDAGGTIVSRDAAPFPNTSGDFSTYLLKAPTLSPKPDVLGTMQAGAELVALVKQYNEFKLRDKGVGLAVGLMFLTDIHSLTPAALAGTTYTDAWYWNYDLVNREFADRFKKVTGARPTFAHAANYSAALQYLEAVQSAGTDGSDAVVAQLEGKTVSDVFLRNGKIRAEDHRVIHDAYLAQVKQPSEVTEEWDYVKILLTIPADKAFRTPSPDCNLS; from the coding sequence ATGCGTACCAAAGCATTGTCGGCTGTGTTGTGCTCGACCGCGCTGCTGGCCTCGGCCTGCGGCGGGGGCGGGCCGCAGGGCGCGTCCGGGTCGGGCGGCCTGTCCGACGGCAAGGTCGTGTTCGGCGTGCTCAACGACCAGTCCGGCGCGTACTCGCAGCTGTCCGGGAAGAACTCGGTCAGCGCGGTCGAGCTGGCCATCGAGGACTACAAGACCAGGTACGGCGACAAGGCCGTGGTCAAGGAGTTCGGCGTGGAGAGCGTCGACCACCAGAACAAGCCCGACGTGGCCAACGCCAAGGCCGCCGAGCTGTACGACCGCAAGGCCGTCGACGTGATCCTGGACGTGCCGACCTCGTCGGCCGCGCTCAAGGTCGCCGACGTGGCCAAGGAGAAGAAGAAGCTCTACTTCAACATCTCCGCGGCGACCACCGACCTGACCGGCAAGTCGTGCAACAAGTACACGTTCCACTACGCGTACGACACGTACATGCTGGCCAACGGCACCGGCCGCAACACCACCGAGCAGGGCGCGAAGAACTGGTACATCGTGTACCCGGACTACGCGTTCGGCCAGGACATGGAGAAGAGCTTCTCGGCGGCGGTCACCGACGCGGGCGGCACGATCGTCAGCCGGGACGCCGCGCCGTTCCCGAACACCAGCGGCGACTTCTCGACGTACCTGCTCAAGGCCCCGACGCTGAGCCCGAAGCCGGACGTGCTGGGCACCATGCAGGCCGGCGCGGAGCTGGTCGCGCTGGTCAAGCAGTACAACGAGTTCAAGCTGCGGGACAAGGGCGTCGGCCTGGCCGTGGGCCTGATGTTCCTCACCGACATCCACTCGCTGACGCCGGCGGCGCTGGCCGGCACCACCTACACCGACGCCTGGTACTGGAACTACGACCTGGTCAACCGCGAGTTCGCGGACCGCTTCAAGAAGGTCACCGGCGCCCGCCCGACCTTCGCGCACGCCGCCAACTACTCCGCCGCCCTGCAGTACCTGGAGGCGGTCCAGTCCGCCGGCACCGACGGCTCCGACGCCGTGGTCGCCCAGCTGGAGGGCAAGACCGTCTCCGACGTGTTCCTGCGCAACGGCAAGATCCGCGCCGAGGACCACCGCGTGATCCACGACGCCTACCTCGCCCAGGTCAAGCAGCCCAGCGAGGTCACCGAGGAGTGGGACTACGTCAAGATCCTCCTGACCATCCCCGCCGACAAGGCCTTCCGCACCCCCAGCCCCGACTGCAACCTCTCCTGA
- a CDS encoding branched-chain amino acid ABC transporter permease — protein sequence MVNFLQHTFNGLVGGAFLALLALGLAVIFGMLRVVNFAHGAIYMLGAFGAYVLLTEAGLNFWWALLLMPLLLALFGIAVERLLVARLARLDPLYNFLLTFGLTLILQDAVKSRYGVQSSPYDAPALLSGTVDLGAFDFPAYRVFVLVVALAVCGAVWWLLTRTRIGMVVRAATERPELSTALGIDVGRWVTPVFGFGIGLAGLAGVLAAPIRAVNPLMGADLIIVVFAVVVIGGLGSIFGSVAAGFAIGLVQAWVQALGEHWALLSQVLVFLVMAGVLLWRPAGLFGREEAPA from the coding sequence ATGGTGAATTTCCTGCAGCACACGTTCAACGGGCTGGTGGGGGGCGCGTTCCTGGCGCTGCTCGCCCTCGGCCTGGCGGTCATCTTCGGCATGCTCCGGGTCGTCAACTTCGCCCACGGCGCGATCTACATGCTCGGCGCGTTCGGCGCGTACGTCCTGCTCACCGAGGCCGGGCTGAACTTCTGGTGGGCGCTGCTGCTCATGCCGCTGCTGCTCGCGCTGTTCGGCATCGCGGTGGAGCGGCTGCTGGTGGCGCGCCTGGCCCGGCTCGATCCGCTCTACAACTTCCTGCTCACCTTCGGCCTCACGCTGATCCTGCAGGACGCGGTGAAGTCCCGCTACGGCGTGCAGTCCAGCCCGTACGACGCCCCCGCGCTGCTGTCCGGCACGGTCGACCTGGGCGCCTTCGACTTCCCCGCGTACCGCGTGTTCGTGCTGGTCGTCGCCCTGGCCGTGTGCGGGGCGGTGTGGTGGCTGCTCACCCGGACCCGGATCGGCATGGTGGTGCGCGCCGCCACCGAGCGCCCGGAGCTGAGCACCGCGCTCGGCATCGACGTCGGCCGGTGGGTGACCCCGGTGTTCGGGTTCGGCATCGGCCTGGCCGGGCTGGCGGGAGTGCTGGCCGCGCCGATCCGCGCGGTGAACCCGCTGATGGGCGCCGATCTGATCATCGTGGTGTTCGCGGTGGTGGTGATCGGCGGGCTGGGCTCGATCTTCGGCTCGGTCGCCGCCGGGTTCGCCATCGGCCTGGTGCAGGCCTGGGTGCAGGCGCTCGGCGAGCACTGGGCACTGCTGTCCCAGGTGCTGGTCTTCCTGGTCATGGCCGGGGTGCTGCTGTGGCGCCCGGCCGGCCTGTTCGGACGAGAGGAGGCCCCGGCATGA
- a CDS encoding branched-chain amino acid ABC transporter permease, whose product MSETLNTAAVSAQPGGPYRAPAAEPPDEGQGTGAAVPAPAARAGDNGSAHGPANGSAQGGTILPRWLRWALGVAAIAVALVLPFNLYPTVAVDIACWALFAVAVDLLLGYTGLMSFGHAAFWGTSAYATGLAAVGWGLPFPLAVLLGALAATVLAVPIGYLAVKRVGIYFAMVTLAFAQMVYYIANQWRSVTGGENGLQQVPRELFGLDLSDEFYYYYAALPLVAGGLFLVWRTVHSPFGRVLVAIRDNPARARALGYPVHRYKLAAFLLSAFTAGLGGGLFAVGHRFVSLDVLHWTTSGKAVIVVVLGGIGTLWGPVLGAAGVIRLEDWLSFAGFEQIGLVTGAVFVTAVLVFRRGLYGTLRHWLRRRS is encoded by the coding sequence ATGAGCGAGACCCTGAACACCGCGGCGGTATCCGCACAGCCCGGCGGACCGTATCGCGCCCCGGCCGCAGAGCCGCCGGATGAGGGCCAGGGAACCGGGGCCGCCGTCCCGGCTCCGGCGGCGCGGGCTGGCGACAACGGCTCCGCGCACGGCCCGGCCAACGGCTCCGCCCAGGGCGGCACGATCCTGCCCCGCTGGCTGCGCTGGGCACTCGGCGTCGCCGCGATCGCCGTCGCGCTGGTGCTGCCGTTCAACCTCTACCCGACCGTCGCCGTCGACATCGCCTGCTGGGCGCTGTTCGCGGTGGCGGTGGACCTGCTGCTCGGGTACACCGGCCTCATGTCCTTCGGGCACGCCGCGTTCTGGGGCACCTCCGCGTACGCCACCGGCCTGGCCGCGGTCGGCTGGGGCCTGCCGTTCCCGCTCGCGGTGCTGCTCGGCGCACTGGCCGCGACCGTGCTCGCGGTGCCCATCGGGTATCTGGCGGTCAAGCGGGTCGGCATCTACTTCGCCATGGTCACCCTGGCGTTCGCGCAGATGGTGTACTACATCGCCAACCAGTGGCGCTCGGTGACCGGCGGCGAGAACGGCCTGCAGCAGGTGCCGCGCGAGCTGTTCGGGCTGGACCTGTCCGACGAGTTCTACTACTACTACGCGGCGCTGCCGCTGGTGGCGGGCGGCCTGTTCCTGGTCTGGCGGACGGTGCACTCGCCGTTCGGCCGGGTGCTGGTCGCGATCCGGGACAACCCGGCCCGCGCCCGCGCGCTCGGGTATCCGGTGCACCGGTACAAGCTGGCCGCGTTCCTGCTGTCGGCGTTCACCGCCGGGCTGGGCGGCGGGCTGTTCGCGGTCGGGCATCGGTTCGTGTCGCTGGACGTGCTGCACTGGACCACCTCCGGCAAGGCGGTTATCGTGGTGGTGCTCGGCGGTATCGGCACGCTCTGGGGCCCCGTCCTCGGCGCGGCCGGCGTGATCCGCCTGGAGGACTGGCTCTCCTTCGCCGGCTTCGAGCAGATCGGTCTCGTGACCGGCGCGGTCTTCGTCACCGCCGTCCTCGTCTTCCGCCGCGGCCTCTACGGCACTCTCCGCCACTGGCTCCGCCGCCGCTCGTGA
- a CDS encoding MFS transporter, with protein MEDVDSANTGHPRRWAILGVLVISLLVVVLDNTVLNVAMRTLADPVHGLGATQSQLEWAINSYTLVFAGLLFSFGVLGDRWGRKRFLLIGLVLFGIASLLSAYAQDPGQLIAARAFMGVGGAAIMPVTLSIISNVFDPRERGKAIGIWAGSVGLAVAIGPLLGGFLLEHFWWGSVFMINVPIILFGLAAVALLVPESRDPKPGRIDLVGVVLSVIGLVGLTYGIVDGGEHGFGRVSVWAAILGGAAVLAAFIWWEARTTHPSLDVKLFRDARFSASVASIGLLFFASMGSFFFVGFYLQLVRDYSPMESGALLVPFAVGQMVFAPLSTNLVKKFGMRAVSAAGILLATATFGVLATLQVDTPVWVIVVNFFFMGAGMANVMPPATNTIMSVLPREKAGVGSAVSNTVRQVAVAMGVAVLGSVVAGVYRGQVETATAGLPEPVREVADESIAGAYGVAARLGEAGRPLVDAANDAFVQAMHWAALGSVLVGLIAAVVVLRWMPRRADLPAGPGAAGAGGPGAGGQDAAAGAARDGAGLPINAAPAAGSPGAGDGTQRPSRLSTVG; from the coding sequence ATGGAAGACGTGGACTCTGCGAACACCGGGCACCCGAGACGCTGGGCGATTCTCGGCGTGCTGGTGATCAGCCTGCTCGTGGTCGTGCTCGACAACACCGTGCTCAACGTGGCGATGCGCACGCTCGCCGACCCCGTCCACGGCCTGGGCGCGACCCAGAGCCAGCTGGAGTGGGCCATCAACTCGTACACCCTGGTCTTCGCGGGTCTGCTGTTCAGCTTCGGCGTGCTCGGCGACCGGTGGGGCCGCAAGCGCTTCCTGCTCATCGGCCTGGTGCTGTTCGGCATCGCGTCGCTGCTGTCGGCGTACGCGCAGGACCCGGGCCAGCTCATCGCGGCCCGCGCCTTCATGGGCGTCGGCGGCGCGGCGATCATGCCGGTGACCCTGTCGATCATCTCGAACGTGTTCGACCCGCGCGAGCGGGGCAAGGCGATCGGCATCTGGGCCGGCTCGGTCGGCCTGGCCGTGGCGATCGGCCCGCTGCTGGGCGGCTTCCTGCTGGAGCACTTCTGGTGGGGCTCCGTCTTCATGATCAATGTTCCGATCATCCTGTTCGGCCTGGCGGCGGTGGCGCTGCTGGTGCCGGAGTCGCGTGACCCCAAGCCGGGCCGTATCGACCTGGTCGGCGTGGTGCTGTCCGTGATCGGCCTGGTCGGGCTGACGTACGGCATCGTCGACGGCGGCGAGCACGGCTTCGGCCGCGTCTCGGTCTGGGCCGCGATCCTGGGCGGCGCGGCGGTGCTCGCGGCGTTCATCTGGTGGGAGGCCCGCACCACGCACCCGTCGCTGGACGTCAAGCTGTTCCGCGACGCGCGCTTCTCGGCCTCGGTGGCCAGCATCGGCCTGCTCTTCTTCGCCTCGATGGGCTCGTTCTTCTTCGTCGGCTTCTACCTGCAGCTGGTGCGGGACTACTCGCCGATGGAGAGCGGGGCGCTGCTGGTGCCGTTCGCGGTGGGGCAGATGGTGTTCGCGCCGCTGTCCACGAACCTGGTGAAGAAGTTCGGCATGCGCGCGGTGTCGGCGGCGGGCATCCTGCTGGCCACGGCCACCTTCGGGGTGCTGGCCACGCTGCAGGTGGACACCCCGGTGTGGGTCATCGTGGTCAACTTCTTCTTCATGGGCGCCGGCATGGCCAACGTGATGCCGCCCGCGACCAACACCATCATGTCGGTGCTGCCGCGCGAGAAGGCGGGCGTCGGCTCGGCCGTGTCGAACACGGTGCGGCAGGTCGCGGTCGCGATGGGCGTGGCCGTGCTCGGCTCCGTCGTCGCGGGCGTCTACCGCGGCCAGGTGGAGACCGCGACGGCCGGGCTCCCCGAGCCGGTGCGGGAGGTCGCCGACGAGTCCATCGCCGGGGCGTACGGCGTCGCGGCGCGGCTCGGCGAGGCCGGGCGCCCGCTGGTGGACGCGGCCAACGACGCGTTCGTGCAGGCCATGCACTGGGCCGCGCTGGGCTCGGTGCTGGTCGGCCTGATCGCCGCCGTGGTGGTGCTGCGCTGGATGCCCCGGCGCGCGGACCTACCCGCCGGTCCGGGTGCCGCCGGTGCGGGCGGCCCAGGAGCGGGTGGCCAGGATGCGGCCGCGGGCGCGGCGCGCGACGGGGCGGGCCTGCCGATCAACGCCGCTCCGGCGGCCGGGTCGCCGGGCGCCGGGGACGGGACGCAGCGCCCGTCGCGGCTGTCCACGGTCGGGTAA